The nucleotide window GAATAATTACTTGGAAGGATATCAATTGTCAGATAGTACTTAGCCTATGTAGTAATCTAGCCGTGAAAATCCCGAGAGAAACACATTGCATAAACCCTTGAGCTGGTGTTGTTCCTCGCAGGTGACAGCCGTCATAGAGCTGGGGTCAGGCGACCCGGCGCAGGCGAACACGGCGCGCGTCAAGTTCACAGTGCGGACCGCCGGCGtctatattatatctattatgATCGGTAAGTTATATACctactactatttatttaagttaatattagACACTTGctgtttattcattatttttaaactctcgcgttgcatgtttactGTGTGAATTTGGGAATTAAcgtgcgtgtttgcgttaattctcgtattctatttatatatatatatttttgtgtcgtTGTTTTGAATAGTACAAAATTCTCAGAAATTTTCGTGTAttgcgtatacgtgcacgcGAGTGTATACGTGCACGCACGTGATTGTGTACACTTGACAAGAAAATAATTGTTGGCGGGCGGCAGCTGTATAATTTTGAACGCGTTAGGTGTTAGACAGTGGTATATGTGCTCTACAGCCGAGTGGTATGAGTTGGTACTTCTCAtacaagtggttgcaggttcgaacccgaggcaacacacaaataattattacttgtgccaacggtgaaggaaaacatcgtgatgcaacctagCATGCCTGacagttctttagaacagttcttgatggTATGCAAAATCCCCGACCCGCActtcgccagcgtggtggactcagagCTAACCTCTTCCTCATCATGGAAGGAGACTCTTGTCTAGCagcgggacattaatgggtttattttattttatatatttatacacgTGTCAGGCGCGGTGTCAGTGAGCGGGTCTCCGTTCCGCAAGTGGTTCTCGGCGGGGCGCGTGGAGGCGCGGCGCTCGCGCGTGGGGCGCGCGCACGCCGCGCTGGTGTGGGCCGCGGGCCACGCGCGCGCGCTGCACATCCACCCGCGCGACCACTACGACAACCCCGCGCCGCTCCAAGCCGCCGACCAGGACCCGCCGCGGGTGAGAACACCACACGTAACTTGACAGTCGACCGCTGAAACAATAGTCGAAGATATGGCAGAACTTAGAACAAAACACATCAGCTCATCAGTATTGTGTGCCCATTTCATTTCAGGATTAGACCTAACGAGAACCACTTACATCTTTGCTCAGTAAACAAAAGCATGACACACTTTTGATCGTACTTATATTTCGCTATGATTACAGAAGAAAAGACCAcattcatattaatatacaaaaatatagtataatataactCAAAAGTAACTGACTGACTCAAATTACTGATCTACATAGtaatctatcaacgcacagcccaaaaaccaaatatttaaaatagggaaagaaagtttgtatgaaaattctgtcctaagtacACTACGCGGAAGAAGTCACGGGCAAAAGCTAATAAGCTACTAAATACAACAAATTCATCATAATATGTCTCACAGGGCTTCTCCATCAAGCTGAACCCGCTGGGCGCGGAGGTGGACGAGGCGCTGTCGTCGTCAGCCACGTTCTCGTACGACAGCGTGAACCAGCGCGTGATCCTGGCGCTGTGCTTCGAGCGCGCCGGCGTGTACCGCGCTGCCGTGTTCTACGACGATGTGCTGCTGCATAATGGAGAGTTTGACTGTATCGTGCTCACAGGtaagatgataataatatattttttttgtaactgtaTGAATTTTAGGTCGTACTTCCTTTCTACAGTCAGTGTTTCATAATGTGATGGTTTTTATTGCGATTTTTTATCAACGCTCTCCTCTTTTGTGTTATGTTTTAGTATTCTGGACTACCTCCTCCCTCTTTCAAAAATTGCAGTACTTTTTATATacatcttaataaaaaataacattcagaatttgtttttcttatattgTCTGAAAAGTAAACTGCtgataaatttttcatacaaatttctcgatagctactccgttcttaataaaaaaaattattttattaaccatTAAGAACGGAGTAGCAGAAAATTTCTTCCTTATTTAGTAACAACACTTGCCGTAAAGTTTCAGacttaagcccttctcccattacgatacgcccgcgcgactctggtctcggagactagtcgccacgaagtatctcacatacatttgtatggagactctcacattacgatactggtagtctccatacaaatgtatgtgagatacttcgtggcgactagtctccgaaactagagtcgcgcgggcgtatcgtaatgggagaagggcttaagtCTGAAACTTTATGGTCTCTCACGATCTGTCGAATGTTGCTTCATTTAGCAAGCGACACAGCGACAGTGCAGCGCAACATCTCGTCGAAGCGCCACAACATCTGCTACGAGGCGCGCCTGGTGTCGGGCAAGCCGCGCCGCGTGCTGTGCTGCATCAGCCCCAAGCAGCTCACCCTCAAGGATTACATCTTCAAGTTCATACCGAAGAGGATCACTAGCTTCAGGCTCTGTCCTTCTACCAaggtaaaatatgtataaaatatttgattgaaatatgGTTACTagatcttaataaaatattgtttcagtaCATGCATGTCTCACTGAAAACAGTAAGCAAATATTACCACaggacatttaaaatatataaataaataaatttgcaaagttcatatttaatattggttaataaatgttaatgtttcaaaaaaattgagtttttttttcttaatctGACCGATTTGGACACCCCGAGCTCTCATGCACATTGTTCGTCAAAATTTTTTAGATAATCCGGCAAACGTAGTCGCAATCCAAAATTGCTAATAAACAATTCTTACCTTGTTAAAACTGCAAATAAGAATAAATCTAACaaaattttcttctttcttctttctCCAGTTGATCCTGAAGCCGACCCCCATAGGCTCAGGGCCGGGCGGCGAGTTCACCCTGGAGGACGGAGTTCAGCCGCAGTTGGAGCTGGTCTCCGCCGAGCGGGACCTCATCGCAGCCACCTTCACGCAGCTACTCATTGCTAACTGTGGCGGAGAAGACTCTTTCAAGGTATGGATGTACTGGCTTTACAGCTTGATGGAGactttgttataaatttatgaAGGACTTTGtatctttctttttttctaTGCAAATAAGGATACcacaatttaaattttcaggagcgGCCTTGAATAATTGTGTAGGCATGGGAATTGCTTTGATTGGGACAGTAAACTTACAAATTTTCACTATGATATTGGTTCTCACTACCCTGGGGTGTCTTAGCAAAACCATATGTTAAGAGTCCCACGACTTACTTAGTTCAGGGGCACTGTCTAACCGGGAGCTTGTGGCATATTATAACGCCACTGTCTCTTTGATACTTGTTAAAGTAATAAACTACATAGTGCATACCTCTGTGTGTCTGCAGAACAAGCAAGACTTCTTCTACAGTGAGATCCGCAAGGCTCACTCGCGCCACCCTCACGAGAAGCTGGCCATCCGCGTGCTGCGCTCCGAGCTGGTGCGGACCAGCCTCAAGGCCACCAGGCACTTCACCGTGGCTGACTGGTGCAAGAACTTCGATGTCACCTTCCAGGGGGAACAAGGTACGTACTCCACGAGGAGCTGGCCTGATGGAACCAAATCTTGGACTGATGTTTAACTGTtgcaataacataacaatatattattatgatgtagcTTGTAAAAATTAGTACGTGTGGCTATTTTCCTTCACTCAACATACTATTTATTATGGAGGTGCCTTTTGtggtaacaatttattttatcttctttGTATAGATTGATGTCATTTATGAAGTTTCGAAAATCTAGTTAATATGGTGTGCGGTTAGGAGGTCGCTTCTTCagtaaaatgttacattattaaatttgtacgaaaataaaatgtactttgtCGTTGTAGGTGTGGACTGGGGCGGCGTGCGTCGCGAGTGGTTCTCTCTGCTGTGCGGTCAGCTGTTCGACTCCAAGTTCGGGCTGTTCGTGTCCTTCCACGACTCGCCCACGGGGCTCGTGCATCCTAATCCTGATAGGCCGCCGCATCTCAAGGTAACATCATGTTTCAGTTTTACAAATTTTGTGAATGTTGAATTTCTGTTTATTAACCGTCTTAATCCGGGTCCAgacgggtctatcccactagtcccgttgagttgtcccgtgacgggacaagtggcactattttgtcccagttgtcccgtggcgggacaagtgacactgttttggtgccagttgtcccgttgcagaaaaatcacgggactaatgggacagacggaagggtcaaaacaactggttccattgagttgttgtgtgacaacaggtacttggtactttggtaagatagcagacgttatacaaactagtacattttaacaagggtagatatctcaaatggaatatgcactaaacttgtgtagataaattgtaaaaccatAAGATATTAAAacctatatcttagtaataatactcaaagTGTACACAGGAATAGTTATCTGATTGTGTcccattacatctttgttatactaaaactgtctaaaagggtCTCTGCGAGTTTGCTTACCATACAAgcctaaatggtaaaaaaaaaacttcttgtgaatttaaagtttacaaagataagcgtacaattcatcatcttaccaaagtaccaagtacctgttgtcacacaacaattcaatggaaccagttgtcttgacccttccgtctgtcccattagtcccgtgatttttctgcaacgggacaactggcaccaaagcagtgtcacttgtcccgccacgggacaactgggacaactgggacaactAGACCCGTCCAGACGAGTGAATTTTTCGTGAGGACAGCTTACGAACGTTACATGAAAAGCTTGCAATGCCGTCTACACGTTAAATTCACTTTACTACACAGTGGATAACTGTGGAGTGGCTTTTTGATTAACAAATAAACGTAAGCATCAATTTGTGTTGCACGgctttaattttgttcattgtCAGAATGTCAGAATTTgctacttacattttttataagatttattcGTGAGTACGATCGTACGAAGGTACAGGTGCTCTTTCCGTTTTAATACGTTCTTACAAAATGTTCCTTCGGACATAAAATATTCCTCTTTATTATACAGTTTCGTCTGTGTGTTGTAGTTGAAGCACTTCGAGCTGGCCGGCAAGCTGGTGGGCAAGTGCTTGTACGAGAGTGCGCTGGGCGGCTCGTACCGCCAGCTGGTGCGGGCTCGACTCACGCGCTCCTTCCTCGCGCAGATCATCGGACTTAGGGTGCATTATAAGGTAATTATTACAGTACACTTACCACTTTGTGCCTGATTATGTGTATTCAGTCTTATATAGGCTTAACCTAAATGACAGACGTAAAACGTCAAATAGTCGAGATGAAAATCCTTCTGTCCCTTTTTTTCAAGgcaattttttactttgaattttgtatgacaCTTATTCTTTATAACGTCACTGTTTGTCTTTCGAGATGagttataaaagttaataattttaaaagttacttcaaaaatttatattattgtattgtaagaatttaaatttaattaataaaatatttttaaatctcgTTATATCGTCAAAGTAAAAATACGCAAACATAATCGATGGTATTACACAGCATTTtctttgttacaaataaaaatctggCTATTTCCCTCCCAGTACTTCGAGCAGGACGACCCGGAGCTGTACCTGTCGAAGATCAAGTACGTGCTGGAGACGGACCTGGACGCGGGCGAGTCCGTGCCGGAGCTGTACTTCGCCGAGGATGTGTACGACGCGGGCGGCAAGCTAAGGGAGACGCACGACCTCGTGCCCAACGGGAGCACCATACGGGTACGTGTGTACTTATATTGTGTACTATAACATTATCATTATATCCTTAGAGACATGTAAAGTTCGATAATTCCAAAATGTTGTACTATTTGGAAATTTAAAGGGGAATGCCCATTTCAGGCCACCAGTGGGcagcataataaaatatgaacttaCTTTCTAGCAAATAAGCGCCACAATAATCTACAAGAAtcgagaatgttactaggtatgccaaatcgcttcaAATTTtaactcagtaaagcctgtacatgtacatgcaaactagtttttgttttagtcaaaaataccaagtagttttgatttacAAGCactcaaagtttcgaaaaatatcgagtcccgctacaGCATGACTTCATATTACACCGCGCCGCGCtagccgcgtcccgcttaatatcaagtctccagccgtaatTATAATAGCTTacgcagtattttgttgtgtaataatggcaaatattattattaaggactGTGTAAACCAGACTGAGCGTAGTGTACAATGACATCACACCGCCaccgtgcggttacaacttgttttacttataaatcggaaactaattgacgtatcgaagtaattctttcactagtatttttttatttttaacagagaatatggagtgctaataattaaaatttgttaaaattctccattctttaaaaaaagcaaCATTATTGAAAAAGTTATGATGAACATTTTCGATTACGACGCTGGCAAAATATTGCCAActtcaaaatcttattaaattataatcaattatcGATCGATTTAAAtcggtttataaataaatgaaataactttACCGGTAATTTCACTGGACTATACtggtatctatactaatataataaagatgaagagtttgtttgtttgtttgtttatttgaacgcgctaatctcaggaactactggtctgatttgaaaaattctttcagtgttagatagcccatatatcgaggaaggctataggctatataacatcacggtacggtcattaggagcggagtagcaacgaaaaatgttacaaaaacggggaaaattttgacttattctcttaggtgacgcaagcgaagttgcgcgggtcagctagttgtaatataaaaccaactaaaatttaacataattataactaacTAGATGCGttatagtaaaaaaagaaataagaagtATCGATTCttatatgaaaaagaaatcgataaatcaatttaatgttagaatttttttgttatactgACAACACTGAATTGCATCTGACATTTCACTTGTTGTTTACGCTCAATGTGGATGCTGTTTAGATTTTTCTTCGATTTCTTTTACTACGACTTGCTTTTGTTATATGGACTTGATTCGGATTTTTACCAACGACCTTTGCTGTGTTTTACGAATTTTGTTCTCACTTTCAACGACAACTTTGGCTCGCATCAAGGATCACGACTGCATTCGATTTTGGATACCGGTCGATAACGTTTTATACAATGACGGCaataaacgcaattgaataatCTACCTATATTAGAAACGCGCAAACTAGTCCAATCATTTGGTAATTTTACCTGGAAAGTTTTCCGGGAGTTTTGAAAATTGgtgaatttataatttataattggtCTTTGAAAGATCATACTTTGTGGCGTCATCATCGTACTTTGTGGCGCTCGTACGCCAAAAACTactgattttatgaaaaaaaatattaatacatacctaaattgtagggatttttttttagtttaattttgtaagagcagtggtagccgagtggtataagttgacacctcccacgcaagtggtcgcaggttcgaacccgaggcaacacaccaatgacttttcgaagttatgtgtgtattagaaataattgtcacatgctccaacggtgaaggaaaacatcgtgaggaaaccttgcatgcctaaaatttgtttaatacatttattgagggcatgcaaagtccccaacccgcacttggccagcgtggtggactcaaggcctaaaccctccctcattacgggaggagacccttgcccagcagtgggacagtaatgggttaaatttatttatttatttattgtacataaatattttgttcgtaaaatGCGTCGGAAAGGAGATATTCCACAAAAAACCGTTTTTAGGCGCcattttttcaaaatggcggcGCGAGCGGTGGGGGTACGAGGTGGCAAAGTTGAAATTCGAAAAGAGCATACCAAAATCTATAAATTCACCAATTTTCAAAACTCCCGGAAAACTTTCCAGGTAACCCCTTATTTTTTCACCAAATGACTGGCGTAAACACctattttatcataatcaaaTGATCGTCCTATATCTTTGTTGTGCCATACCTTCAAACTTTTCGAAAGGCTCCTTTAAACCGTCTAACAGCAGTAATAGACCCTAAATTAATACCAGAACAGGCCGGTTTTAGACCCGGAAAATCATGCACCAATCAGACCTTGAAACTGACGCAGCTCATTGAGGATAGGTACGAATGCCACAACATTACAGGTGTCGTATTTGTTGACCTGTCGGCAGCATACGATACTGTCAATACCAAACGCCTACTGGCTAAAGTCGAGGATATGACTAACGACAAAGGCTTCGTAGGCATCCTCAGGGAGATGCTCAGTAATCGTCGCTTCCAGGTTTACCTTTACCTTTAACAAAAACACAAGTAGGTGGCGAAATCAAAAAAATTGCCTTCCGCAGGGTAGTGTGCTGGCTCCGACACTATTTAACATCTACACCAACGACCAGCCAATACTAAGGAACACTAGACATTTTCTTTTCGCTGACGATCTCGCACTGGCTACCCAGACACGTTCCTTGTAGAAGCAGAGAATATTCTTCAGGAAGCTTTGGAGGCACTCGACCAATACTATGACGCGAACTCACTAAGACCCAACCCGTCAAAAACACAGTCTTGTGCCTTCCACCTCCAAAATCATCAAGCCAACCGCTCACTTAAACTTGCTTGGCGAGGCATGCCAATAGAACACTGCCCTTACCCGCGATACCTTGGGATAAAATTAGACAGATCACTGACGTATAGAGCACATTGCAATAGTGTCAAGCTTTAAGTAAACACAAGGAATAATATACTCCGCCGGCTCACAACCACCACATGGGGAGCAGCCCCGCAAGTTCTCCGTTCAACAGGGCTTGCACTATCCTTCTCAGCAGGCGAGTACGCCTTCTCAGTGTGGCACCGATCTGCACACTCGAAAGAAGTTGATACTGCGTTGAACGAGACCTGTCGCATAATTACAGGGTGTCTTAAGCCAACACCATTAGTCAAAATATACCCCCTGGCGGCTGTTGCTCCACCTTGCGTCAGACGGGAGGCTGCCTGTGTGAAAAATTAGCGCAGGAAAATGACTCGCGCCATCCGCTTTATAACCACAACTTGCCCGAAGCCCGTCTCAAGAGCCGCAAAAGTTCCCTACAACATACCGAACCCATCAACTGCCACCCAAGGGAAACAAGGCTGAAGCTCTGGCGTGAAAGGCATCCACCTCCATCTGACTTTATACAGCCAGCCGAGCACCTTCCGCCTGGACACGACCGGCAATGGCCTGTCTGGAAGTTGAGGTTCTGGTCAACAATTGTTTAGGTATTACCATGGTTGTCGTTGACAcgacagaagaagaaaaagatcataatcaaaaaaataattaagcattTCACAAAGGAGAACCTTATGATATAGTCTAACACTTTTCTCATAGAAAATTAACCTCAAAAtgttatgttgttttaaaacattttaaaaatagtggcggcaacttgaatttatttttcagatttcggattaagatattaaaacacaacttttttttaaatatttgatgtcCATCTTGGGCCTGGGAGAGTGTGAAGAGTGGGCATTCCCCTTTGTCGTAGTGGTAAATGGCTCATATATAAAGTGGTCCCAAATCCTCCTGATCTCCAAACCGGTTGTTGTGATATAATATTCCtcaagacagttttttttactcTGCCGTTGATAATTTGGGCTTGAATTATGTTGTATTTTGtgcttattttaaatattttatacataaaatataaaaaagcaaaagTAGGATTtctaggatttttttttattgtgagcGTATATTCGTGCTTCGTGTTCGttgagctcgtggcttagttaacaacagccgcgcggatcgatctttggGGTTAAGAtgtgcttgccgaggttgttctgtgtatgggtgaccatcttatacatatcgagtttctccgtgtttcggaaggcacgttaaattgtgggtcccggctgtcattaacgaagatctttgacagtcgataacagtagtcagaagcttgaaagtctgacaaccagtcctaccgaaagggtatcgtgttataacccaggtattgggttgtggaggtcagataggcagtcgctccatgtaaaacaatggtatccagctgcgtccggtgagactggaagccgactccaacaaagtttggaacaaaggctgagccaatataaatatgttgttcCCATTAAACGTATACGTTCAGACGTGCGAAAGTTTTATGTATCGCAGAAGTTGACCTATTCGCTCCTCCCCTTAGGTCCGCAACAGCAGCAAGATCTCGTACCTGGACGCGCTGGCACAGTGGCGCCTCGCCGCCCGCGTGCGGCCCGAGACCGACGCCTTCCTGCGGGGCCTCACGCTGCTCGTGCCCGACAACCTGCTCGCCATCTTCGACGAGAACGAGCTCGAGGTACGCGCTCTTGTACATAACGACTGTATCTTTAGTagctacacactacacactacacactacacactacacagtgGCGCCTCGCCGCCCGCG belongs to Anticarsia gemmatalis isolate Benzon Research Colony breed Stoneville strain chromosome 9, ilAntGemm2 primary, whole genome shotgun sequence and includes:
- the LOC142975424 gene encoding apoptosis-resistant E3 ubiquitin protein ligase 1 isoform X3, with translation MYKRVHYFGTILFLCSLIYLVRVVFTEIFEDETALVDEWLDQNDLGEYKKLFREYGISTLSGCGTPDQLDRLPELPAAEEKRLRRAAQVLQQRLVLRQWLATHKLQHTYTKLLSLDVSSLEDVYWLEDTTAHHVLDAKDLSAWSAARQSLPTGKEALQTLKADLWSAVVKSSKHQDAWTWGGMLIVSVSVCGLVTLAAMTQPSLAPEAKHSLLQYVTGKYLHPPSCRVEWGWQEPQAVGETMCFTVHCFQRNGQPYPICDTDELTVSISHGTRKVTAVIELGSGDPAQANTARVKFTVRTAGVYIISIMIGAVSVSGSPFRKWFSAGRVEARRSRVGRAHAALVWAAGHARALHIHPRDHYDNPAPLQAADQDPPRGFSIKLNPLGAEVDEALSSSATFSYDSVNQRVILALCFERAGVYRAAVFYDDVLLHNGEFDCIVLTASDTATVQRNISSKRHNICYEARLVSGKPRRVLCCISPKQLTLKDYIFKFIPKRITSFRLCPSTKLILKPTPIGSGPGGEFTLEDGVQPQLELVSAERDLIAATFTQLLIANCGGEDSFKNKQDFFYSEIRKAHSRHPHEKLAIRVLRSELVRTSLKATRHFTVADWCKNFDVTFQGEQGVDWGGVRREWFSLLCGQLFDSKFGLFVSFHDSPTGLVHPNPDRPPHLKLKHFELAGKLVGKCLYESALGGSYRQLVRARLTRSFLAQIIGLRVHYKYFEQDDPELYLSKIKYVLETDLDAGESVPELYFAEDVYDAGGKLRETHDLVPNGSTIRVRNSSKISYLDALAQWRLAARVRPETDAFLRGLTLLVPDNLLAIFDENELELLVCGTGEVSVADWRAHALVSGSGREWERLLSWFWAALANFSTEERARLLQFTTGCSQLPSGGFQELNPRFQITAAPTFGALPTAHTCFNQLCLPDYDSYEQLVHALLWAINEGGEGFGMI
- the LOC142975424 gene encoding apoptosis-resistant E3 ubiquitin protein ligase 1 isoform X1 encodes the protein MYKRVHYFGTILFLCSLIYLVRVVFTEIFEDETALVDEWLDQNDLGEYKKLFREYGISTLSGCGTPDQLDRLPELPAAEEKRLRRAAQVLQQRLVLRQWLATHKLQHTYTKLLSLDVSSLEDVYWLEDTTAHHVLDAKDLSAWSAARQSLPTGKEALQTLKADLWSAVVKSSKHQDAWTWGGMLIVSVSVCGLVTLAAMTQPSLAPEAKHSLLQYVTGKYLHPPSCRVEWGWQEPQAVGETMCFTVHCFQRNGQPYPICDTDELTVSISHGTRKVTAVIELGSGDPAQANTARVKFTVRTAGVYIISIMIGAVSVSGSPFRKWFSAGRVEARRSRVGRAHAALVWAAGHARALHIHPRDHYDNPAPLQAADQDPPRGFSIKLNPLGAEVDEALSSSATFSYDSVNQRVILALCFERAGVYRAAVFYDDVLLHNGEFDCIVLTASDTATVQRNISSKRHNICYEARLVSGKPRRVLCCISPKQLTLKDYIFKFIPKRITSFRLCPSTKLILKPTPIGSGPGGEFTLEDGVQPQLELVSAERDLIAATFTQLLIANCGGEDSFKNKQDFFYSEIRKAHSRHPHEKLAIRVLRSELVRTSLKATRHFTVADWCKNFDVTFQGEQGVDWGGVRREWFSLLCGQLFDSKFGLFVSFHDSPTGLVHPNPDRPPHLKLKHFELAGKLVGKCLYESALGGSYRQLVRARLTRSFLAQIIGLRVHYKYFEQDDPELYLSKIKYVLETDLDAGESVPELYFAEDVYDAGGKLRETHDLVPNGSTIRVRNSSKISYLDALAQWRLAARVRPETDAFLRGLTLLVPDNLLAIFDENELEVRALVHNDCIFSSYTLHTTHYTLHSGASPPACGPRPTPSCGASRCSCPTTCSPSSTRTSSRYALLYITTVSLVATHYTLHTTHYTVAPRRPRAARDRRLPAGPHAARARQPARHLRRERARGTRSCT
- the LOC142975424 gene encoding apoptosis-resistant E3 ubiquitin protein ligase 1 isoform X2, which produces MWQFEDSEIYSIGMIHPSHSRHSGLSMLSGVSQFSGISTLSGCGTPDQLDRLPELPAAEEKRLRRAAQVLQQRLVLRQWLATHKLQHTYTKLLSLDVSSLEDVYWLEDTTAHHVLDAKDLSAWSAARQSLPTGKEALQTLKADLWSAVVKSSKHQDAWTWGGMLIVSVSVCGLVTLAAMTQPSLAPEAKHSLLQYVTGKYLHPPSCRVEWGWQEPQAVGETMCFTVHCFQRNGQPYPICDTDELTVSISHGTRKVTAVIELGSGDPAQANTARVKFTVRTAGVYIISIMIGAVSVSGSPFRKWFSAGRVEARRSRVGRAHAALVWAAGHARALHIHPRDHYDNPAPLQAADQDPPRGFSIKLNPLGAEVDEALSSSATFSYDSVNQRVILALCFERAGVYRAAVFYDDVLLHNGEFDCIVLTASDTATVQRNISSKRHNICYEARLVSGKPRRVLCCISPKQLTLKDYIFKFIPKRITSFRLCPSTKLILKPTPIGSGPGGEFTLEDGVQPQLELVSAERDLIAATFTQLLIANCGGEDSFKNKQDFFYSEIRKAHSRHPHEKLAIRVLRSELVRTSLKATRHFTVADWCKNFDVTFQGEQGVDWGGVRREWFSLLCGQLFDSKFGLFVSFHDSPTGLVHPNPDRPPHLKLKHFELAGKLVGKCLYESALGGSYRQLVRARLTRSFLAQIIGLRVHYKYFEQDDPELYLSKIKYVLETDLDAGESVPELYFAEDVYDAGGKLRETHDLVPNGSTIRVRNSSKISYLDALAQWRLAARVRPETDAFLRGLTLLVPDNLLAIFDENELEVRALVHNDCIFSSYTLHTTHYTLHSGASPPACGPRPTPSCGASRCSCPTTCSPSSTRTSSRYALLYITTVSLVATHYTLHTTHYTVAPRRPRAARDRRLPAGPHAARARQPARHLRRERARGTRSCT